ATAACTGGTTCATGCCCTGCAGGGTAGCAGGAGTAACTGCCTGTAATGAAGCATGTTTGGGGGCGATCACCAGTTTGTTGTTTTCCCATTGTACAGAAAAATAATCGTCAGGTTCCTGCACAGTCCCCAAACCATAATCGGCGCCGAATTGCCGCAGTTTATTCTTCCTTAGATCTGGAAAAAAGAAAACACCGAATTCCTCTTTTCGCAGGAGGGCTGTGAGCACCTGTGCTTCATGAATACATAACTGGTCAGAATGCTGATTGCAGGTGCAGGACACCAGTAACTGCTCTTCCTGACGCAACACAGTTACAGGCGGAAAAAGGGGAAAAGCGAGGCGGTTCAGGAAAATCCCACTATCGGCCTCCAGGCTATGCGGAGTAATCAGCTGGTAGTCCTTCTGCTCCACGTATTGGCCGCCGGCGCCGGACTGGGCAATCTGGGTCTCATCGAGGGATTCCAGTGAAAACCTCTTGAAACGGTTATTTGACAATTCCTGATGATTGGCGGCCTGATCCATGGCCTGCAAATATCGGCTATTTGGCCTTTCCGTTTTTTCCCCTCCAATGCCCCATTAAAAATAATTTAACATCAGATGATCTGTATAGTTAGGAATCCTAACTATATTTGAATGGTCAAATCAAACAACATCCAAATAAACAATCATGAAAAAGATCACTATGTTACTCGGAATGGCGCTGTTCACAGGAGCAGCAGCCCTGGCATCACCGGATTGCGACAGTTGTAAGAAAGTTAAGTCTACCATCAATGAAGCCGATTATGCGATCACCGGCGCTTCGGTGAAGCATAATAAGAGATGGGGACAACTGGAATTCGAGATCACAGTAAAGGGGCAGGCGGGGAGAAGCACTTCCAAAGCAGCGGGCAAAATGAATGGCGCTCCGGTTGACGGATATGTGTTTCCCACCACGCTGAAATCAGAAGATGTGGGCTTCAGTAAAACAGAGGGCATCGTTGCACTTGCCCTTACAGCCCACCCTGATTTTGATGATACGCCACTCTGGGATGAAAACGGGGATGGCGATTACAGGAACGATAAGATCGTTTGGCACCCTCACTGGGTGGTACTTGTTTCCGATAAAAGAGTACCAGGTGGTTTGTCTGTTAAGGAATTCAATGTTTCTGATACTTCCGTAGTGCTTCCCAAAACAAATCCGGGTATGCCGATGTATATGGACTCACCCGGCTTCCAGGTGGTGACCGAGGCCAATGCCATCAGGGTGGTAGTGCCGGATTACAGGGTCCGTTTCAAAACGGATTTTAAATATGATGCAGTGGGCGCTTATATGCAGGTGGTAACAGGAGAAGGCGGTGAACATGCAGCCGGCGGAAGTATGCCGATGCTCGGCGTATACAAAGTGTACAGTGTGTTATCCAAAGATCTCTCCCTTCCTTACCAGGTAAAACAATAAAAGCAATTTTTATGAAAGTTTCAGTATTCGATACCTACGTTACAAAGAAAAATGGCGGCATCATGCACTTCGATATCCTGGTGCCAACGGACCTTGTTTCCAATGAAGAGAAAGTGCATGAATATGGAAAACAATACCTGGCGGAAAAGGGACAGGCGGGGCAGCCCCTTGCTACCAGCGAATGCCGCTTTTGCCATATAGAAGAAGCTACTGAAGATATCTTGACCGATATAAACCGTCAGGGTTATTCCATTATCGAGATGCAGGGATGTAACAACTAACCATTAACTTTATGATCATGAACACTGATACCAGGGAAACATTACCCAACAAAGGAAATTTCCGGGAGCTGGTGATGACGCTCTTCCGTCAAAAACAAAAAGCCGCGATGTTGTATGAAGACAATGGCGTAACACGCGCCAACGGATTCATCACAGCTGTTTTCGAAAAAGATGGAAAACAGTGGTTGCGGCTCGATAAAAGCCTTGAGATAGAAATTGGAAAACTGTACGCGCTCAACGGAGTTTTTGCTTCCGATTATTCAGAGTGCTGAGCTTTGGTTATTTTGCAGCGATGAGCAATATGGACAATATACCATTCAATCCGGATACTCAGAACAGTTCCAATGCTGCACTGATACTGGCTGCGCTGGAACGCGTGGGGGAATCTTTCCGGGTGATGTTGTGGGAGCAGGCAAAGGAATATGGCCTCAGTCCGATCCAGGTGCAGAGCCTGATCTTCCTGCATACCCATGATGAACGGATGGCAACGGTCACCTACCTGTCCAAAGAGTTCAATGTTACAAAGGCCACTATGAGCGATGTGGTAAAAGTGCTTACAGAAAAGAAGCTGCTGGTGAAAAAAGATAATCCTGCAGACAGCCGTGTGCAGGTGCTGAAGCTGACATCGCAGGGAAAGAAAGTGGCGGCGGCCACGGGTGGATTTGCCAATACCATGTTGGAGCAGATAGGGCAATTGACGGAACGGCAACAGACGGAAATCAAAACCATCCTGCTCAACCTGATACACCAGCTGTACAGGGAAAAGATCATCACCATGCAGCGAATGTGCTTTACCTGCGTACATTTTTCCACTGCCGGCAACAAGCATTTCTGCAATCTCCTGCAAATACCGCTGACTCCTGATCATCTGCGGCTGGATTGCCCGGAACATGATCAGAAGCCGGAACCGCTTTCCTGAATTCTATTTTTTCACCTTCTGATTGAACACCATAGTGGTTTCAACAGGTATTATTTTGCCAAACATTTTTTATGAACGAAGCAACTGATATCATTTCCAATCTGGGCATCGTGAAAGAACGGATTGCAGTGGCAACTGAAAAGGCTGGCCGTGTGCCGGGGTCAGTGCGGCTTTTGCTCGCCACCAAAACAGTACCGGCAGAGAGGATCCGTGTAGCCATAGAAGCAGGATCGGCGCTGACTGGTGAGAACAAAGTGCAGGAGCTGAAAGAGAAAGATCATCTCCTTCGCAACCTTCCGGTGGAGCGGCATTTTATCGGCCACCTGCAAACGAACAAGATAAAAGAGGTATTGAAATATGTGAATTGTATACAGTCGCTGGACCGGCCTGAGCTGGCAGAGAAGCTTCACCAGCGCCTGGTGTATGAAGGAAGAACGATGGAAGTGCTGGTACAGGTGAACACCTCCTTTGAGCAAAGTAAATTTGGTACGCACCCTGACGATGCATTTCGGTTGATCGAAAAGGTGAGGTCATTGGATACATTACAGGTGAAAGGTCTTATGACCATTGGCTTGTTTGCGGCTGACCCGGAAAAAGTGCGGCCCTCTTTCCGCTTATTGCGTGAGATCAGGGATCAGGCATTGCGAAGCGGATTGCTGCCGCCGGGAGCCGATGTACTGAGCATGGGCATGAGCGGCGACCTGGAAACGGCTATTGAAGAAGGAGCCACCATCGTGCGGGTGGGAACTTCCATCTTCGGTAAAAGACAATACCCGGATAGTTATTACTGGAACGAAAGAAACAATTGATATTTTTGCCTTCGAAAACCGAAAGCATATGGATGGTCAATACAGGAAAGATATTTACCCCGGTCAGGAAGTGGCGATCATTCTAAAGAAAGACCAGCGAACCGGCAGGCTCACTTACGGGATCGTGAAAGATATTCTTACTTCTGCAGCTTATCACTCGAGAGGCATCAAAGTGAGGCTGGAAGATGGTCAGGTGGGCCGTGTGGCTGAAACAGAAGTTGTGGACCCGGATGAGGACTAAATATAATTGAGCAGGCTGGTAGACACCAGCCTGCTTGTTTGGAACTAATAAAAAGGAAACTTCTGGTTTCTTTTTATACCCCTTACCCATTAAACCATAGTTGTTTTATTGCGAAAAGCGCCTCATTGTAAATCCATTTGTTTTTCATGAGACAAATTTCGGGCTCAGCAGGGTACAACTGTTTTCGATTCAGTTCAGGGATCTTGACTGTTTCGTTCATTTTTTCATTTTGCAAATTTCTTCGAGCCGGCCACACAAAGGATAACGCCGATGGTAATACCGATCATGCCCGGGCTCACTTTTTCATTCAGTATGCCTGCTGCCAGCGCCAGTCCGAAGAACGGTTGCAACAATTGTAACTGAGCAACTGCGGCTATGCCTCCCTGTGCCAGTCCGCGATACCAGAAGATGAATCCGATCAGCATACTGAACAGCGTAACATAGATCAATCCCATCCAGGCAGGAGCTCCGATGCCATCGAAAGACGCAGGAAGCAGTATGAACAAAAGAGGAAGGGTTACCGGTAATGATAATACAAGCGCCCAACAGATCACCTGCCATCCTCCCATCACCTTACTGAGTTTGGCGCCTTCCGCATAACCAAGGCCGCAGGCGATCACCGCCAGCAACATCAGTATATCGCCAACTGGAGAGGCCTTCACTCCCTGCGCAATGGCGAAACCGATCACGAAGGAACTGCCGATGATGGAGAAAAGCCAGAATGCAGGTTTTGGCCTTTCTCCTCCGCGGAGCACGGCAAAAATGGCTGTGGCCAGTGGCAGTAAGCCAATGAAAATGATGCCATGCGCAGAACTGATATATTGCAGGGCCAGCGCACTCAGTAACGGAAATCCTATCACCACGCCAAGGGCCGCGATGATCAACGGAAGCAGTTGTTGCCTTGTTGGAAGCTTCTCCCTGAAGGTCAGCAGCCCGGCAAGCGCCAGCAGGCCTGCAATGGCTGCGCGCGCCATTGTGAGGAAAACAGGATCGAATTCGATCACGGCCAGTTTTGTTGCCGGTAAGGAGCCACTGAATATCACAACGCCAATGAAGCCGTTAACCCATCCTGACGCGGACTTTTCATTGGGCCCGGCCAGGGTTATTCCTTTGTTCATTTTTTCATTTTTAGATATTGTAAAAATAATTGCCGGAAGTGAAAGGATACAGTCTCAGTTTTGTTAGTTTTGATGGATACAGTTGATGCTATGAAAGATTTCATTTACCAGGAGATTTCCGGAAAGATTGCAAAGCTGATCAGGACGGAAGTGCTGAAACCCGGAGAGCGACTGCCTTCCGTACGGATGTTATGCCAGGAGCATGGTATCAGTATGAATACTGCGAAGCGAATTTTCATGGAACTGGAAGCGCAATCCCTGATCGAGTCCAGGCCACAATCGGGTTATTTCGTCAGCCGTCTGTCTTACCTGAAGTTGCCGCTTCCTGGTGTGAGCAAACCAGCTGCAAGGCAGCAGAAGGAAGCAGGAGATCTCATCGAAAGAGTATCGGCCAATATGGGAAATGAAAAGCTGACGCTTTTTTCTGTGGGCGCTCCGGTAGGTTCTTTGTTGCCTTTGGCAAAGTTGAACAAGGAGATCGTACATGCTACGCGGGAGCTCCATGAAGGGGGAGCTGCTTATGAATCTTTGCAGGGCAATGAAAAATTACGCAGGATGATTGCTGCACGGTCGCTGACCTGGGGAGGAAGTTTGCAGGAGGATGAACTGATCACTACCACCGGTGGTTTGAATGCTATTGCCTATTGCCTGATGGCGTTGGGAAAGCCCGGCGATACGGTGGCCATCGAAAGCCCCTGTTATCCCGGCATCCTGCAACTGGCGCTGAGCCTGGGGTTGAAGGTACTTGAACTTCCAACACATCCGGTAACGGGCATTGAAGTGGATGCGTTGAAAAGATTCATTCCGAAGATCGATATCTGTTTGCTGATCTCCAATTTCAATACGCCACTGGGGAGTTGCATGCCGGAGGAGAATAAAAAGGAAGTGGTACAGTTACTGAGCAAACATAATATTCCATTGATAGAGGACGATGTGTATGGGGAACTTTGTTTTGGTCCGCAGAGACCGATGTGTTGCAAGGCATTCGATACAGATGGTAATGTGCTTTGGTGCAGTTCCCTTTCAAAGACCCTGGCCCCGGGATACCGCGTGGGCTGGATAGCGCCGGGAAAATACAGGGAAAGGATCCTGAAACAAAAACTGGTGCATACTATCTCCGGTTCTTCCATAACACAGGAGGCTGCTGCCAGTTTCCTGAAGAGTGCACGCTATGATATTCATCTTCGTCATCTTCGAAAAACATTATTCAGCAATTACCATCATTACGTGGATGCCATTGCGCAATATTTCCCGGAAGGCACAAGGACCAGCAGGCCGCAGGGTGGATTGGCCTTATGGGTTGAATTCGATAAAGGTCTTGACACCGTTGAGTTGTACGAACTGGCCATGAAACAAAAGATCAGTATTGCACCAGGCAGGATGTTCACCCTGCAGGAACAATATCACAACTGTATGCGATTGTGTTATGGGCTTCCCTGGACGGATGAACTGAAATTGAAACTGAAGAAACTGGGAGCGCTTGCAAGGATGGTCTCCTAGAATTTTCCGTATTCACTGATAGGGGAAGTGGTTGGATTGAATTGCGGGTCTGAAAGACATTCCATCGTTTTGTAAGTGTTATTCAGAAATCCGCTGGCAGTATTGAAGGTAATGGTCTTGTTGCCATACACAGGATGAAGGTTTCCGTACTGGTCTCTGAATTCCATCACCAGTTTTACGCCTTCGATCTTCCAGGCATCCATAAAGAAATTGGGACCATAATAAATGCGCAGGTTGAGGCCGCCTGATTGTTGGATATAATCCAGCGTGAGTGCTTTCTGAATTTTATCCCGCGCTTCAGCAGTAACTCCATTGCTTTGCACCAGCCCGATCTCTGTAGTGGAATTTACTTTGAACTCGTTGGTAAGTCCGTTTCCCGGAAGGAGATACAATCCTTGTTTGGTATTGAGCGTACGTACACTGATGGTAATGATGGATGGGAATTCTTTGTTGTCGCTTCCTGTTTGAATGATCACTTTGGCAGATGACAGTTTATACACCGGAGCTGTAACTGCCGGTTCTGTTTTTTGCGCGGGAGCGGGTGCTGGCGCAGGTTGCACGGGTTTTTGTGCTGGTGGCGGGGGAACGGGTCTCAGCACTGGTTTCTTTACCGGCCTTTCCATTGCAGGTGGAATTTGCGCATGAATGGTTCCCGTTGTTAATACGGCCAGTATTATGAGAAGGATCGGTTGTTTCATAATTACATTTTTTACAATTGTAAAAATGCAATCAGAAATGAACCGGATCAATCCCCCGAAAGCGTGACTTTCGACGGAAATGAAATCCCTTTTTTAAAGCAGTCCCTTTTGTGTGGCCGTCTTGATCAGTGAAGCGGTATTCTTTACATTGAACTTGGTGAGCAGATTCTTTCTGTGACTGTCTACTGTGTGCAGGCTGATGAATAGTTTCTCCGCGATCTGTGGATTGGTGAGCCCTTCGGAGATCAGGTGCAATACTTCTTTTTCCCTTGTGCTGAGCACGGGTGTATTTTTCATTTCCTGTTTTTCTGCGCGGCTCAGGTTGATGTCGAGGCTCATGAACAGTTTCCCTTCGTATACGGAAAGCAGGGCTTCTTCGATCTCTTCCCTGGAAGCGCTTTTCAGCAGGTAGCCCGATGCGCCGTTCCTCACCATTTCTGATATATAGCTTCGTTCCTTGAAGGTGCTCATGGCTACAACTTTCACTTCAGGGAATTCTTTCCGGATCTTTTCTGTGAGCTCTATGCCGCTTACTTCCGGCATATTGATATCTGTGAGTACGATATGTGGTATATCCTGTTTCAGTTTTTCCATCGCATCCATGGCATTGGATGCAAGTCCTGTAAGTTGTGCAAAGCTGATCTGGGCCAGCATGGCGCGCATGCCTTCCAGCACCATCGGATGATCATCCACTACCAGCACTTTTATTTTATCCATTGTTTTCGATTATGCATTCAATATAAATGGCAGTCCCTTTTCCGGGAACCGATTGTATGTCTATCTGCCCGCGAAGATAATTCACTCTTGATTGTATGTTCCGGAACCCGGCGGAATCGTAGAAGTTCAGTTGTTCCTTGTTGAAGCCTTTGCCATTGTCTTCCACGGTGATGGTGAGTTTGTTCTCCTGCCGCATCACCTGCGCCAGGATCACGGTTGCGCCTGAGTGCTTTACAGCATTATTGAGCAGCTCCTGCACGATCCTGTACACCACCACTTCTTCAGAAGGATGCATACGTTGTTCCAGCCCGTGGAATTCTCCATTGATCTGGAAGGACTGGGATTCGGAGAGACCATCGCAATAATCCTGCAATGCCTGCTGTAGTCCCAGGTTGATCAGGGCTTCCGGCATCATGTTATGCGCCACC
This portion of the Pseudobacter ginsenosidimutans genome encodes:
- a CDS encoding DUF2024 family protein, which gives rise to MKVSVFDTYVTKKNGGIMHFDILVPTDLVSNEEKVHEYGKQYLAEKGQAGQPLATSECRFCHIEEATEDILTDINRQGYSIIEMQGCNN
- a CDS encoding MarR family winged helix-turn-helix transcriptional regulator, with product MSNMDNIPFNPDTQNSSNAALILAALERVGESFRVMLWEQAKEYGLSPIQVQSLIFLHTHDERMATVTYLSKEFNVTKATMSDVVKVLTEKKLLVKKDNPADSRVQVLKLTSQGKKVAAATGGFANTMLEQIGQLTERQQTEIKTILLNLIHQLYREKIITMQRMCFTCVHFSTAGNKHFCNLLQIPLTPDHLRLDCPEHDQKPEPLS
- a CDS encoding YggS family pyridoxal phosphate-dependent enzyme, with the translated sequence MNEATDIISNLGIVKERIAVATEKAGRVPGSVRLLLATKTVPAERIRVAIEAGSALTGENKVQELKEKDHLLRNLPVERHFIGHLQTNKIKEVLKYVNCIQSLDRPELAEKLHQRLVYEGRTMEVLVQVNTSFEQSKFGTHPDDAFRLIEKVRSLDTLQVKGLMTIGLFAADPEKVRPSFRLLREIRDQALRSGLLPPGADVLSMGMSGDLETAIEEGATIVRVGTSIFGKRQYPDSYYWNERNN
- a CDS encoding YwbE family protein produces the protein MDGQYRKDIYPGQEVAIILKKDQRTGRLTYGIVKDILTSAAYHSRGIKVRLEDGQVGRVAETEVVDPDED
- a CDS encoding DMT family transporter — its product is MNKGITLAGPNEKSASGWVNGFIGVVIFSGSLPATKLAVIEFDPVFLTMARAAIAGLLALAGLLTFREKLPTRQQLLPLIIAALGVVIGFPLLSALALQYISSAHGIIFIGLLPLATAIFAVLRGGERPKPAFWLFSIIGSSFVIGFAIAQGVKASPVGDILMLLAVIACGLGYAEGAKLSKVMGGWQVICWALVLSLPVTLPLLFILLPASFDGIGAPAWMGLIYVTLFSMLIGFIFWYRGLAQGGIAAVAQLQLLQPFFGLALAAGILNEKVSPGMIGITIGVILCVAGSKKFAK
- a CDS encoding aminotransferase-like domain-containing protein; translation: MKDFIYQEISGKIAKLIRTEVLKPGERLPSVRMLCQEHGISMNTAKRIFMELEAQSLIESRPQSGYFVSRLSYLKLPLPGVSKPAARQQKEAGDLIERVSANMGNEKLTLFSVGAPVGSLLPLAKLNKEIVHATRELHEGGAAYESLQGNEKLRRMIAARSLTWGGSLQEDELITTTGGLNAIAYCLMALGKPGDTVAIESPCYPGILQLALSLGLKVLELPTHPVTGIEVDALKRFIPKIDICLLISNFNTPLGSCMPEENKKEVVQLLSKHNIPLIEDDVYGELCFGPQRPMCCKAFDTDGNVLWCSSLSKTLAPGYRVGWIAPGKYRERILKQKLVHTISGSSITQEAAASFLKSARYDIHLRHLRKTLFSNYHHYVDAIAQYFPEGTRTSRPQGGLALWVEFDKGLDTVELYELAMKQKISIAPGRMFTLQEQYHNCMRLCYGLPWTDELKLKLKKLGALARMVS
- a CDS encoding response regulator; amino-acid sequence: MDKIKVLVVDDHPMVLEGMRAMLAQISFAQLTGLASNAMDAMEKLKQDIPHIVLTDINMPEVSGIELTEKIRKEFPEVKVVAMSTFKERSYISEMVRNGASGYLLKSASREEIEEALLSVYEGKLFMSLDINLSRAEKQEMKNTPVLSTREKEVLHLISEGLTNPQIAEKLFISLHTVDSHRKNLLTKFNVKNTASLIKTATQKGLL